One stretch of Pararhizobium qamdonense DNA includes these proteins:
- a CDS encoding protein-L-isoaspartate(D-aspartate) O-methyltransferase: MVLRLRAEGISSKELLNAVEQTPRSIFTPPQYQENAYSSRLVPLDCGSFMEGFDFAVRLLHCLNVKSGQRVLEVGTGSGFTAGVMGRMAERVLTIERYKTLATGAQRNLEKAGIRNVIVRHADGSIGPTGEGTFDRILVTTAFSSLPRVFSDHLVSGGILIVPIMMSETECRIVRLTRTGSRFDREDLFEAPYLPFVPQVASFL; this comes from the coding sequence TTGGTGTTGCGCCTGCGGGCCGAAGGCATTTCCAGCAAGGAATTGCTCAACGCCGTCGAGCAGACGCCGCGATCGATATTCACGCCGCCGCAATACCAGGAAAACGCCTATTCCTCGCGGCTGGTACCGCTCGATTGCGGGTCGTTCATGGAAGGCTTCGATTTTGCCGTGCGGCTGTTGCATTGCCTCAATGTCAAATCCGGCCAGCGCGTGCTTGAAGTCGGCACCGGCAGCGGATTTACAGCCGGCGTCATGGGGCGGATGGCGGAGCGCGTGCTGACGATCGAGCGCTACAAGACACTGGCGACGGGCGCCCAGCGCAACCTCGAAAAAGCAGGCATCCGCAACGTCATCGTCCGTCACGCCGATGGTAGCATCGGCCCGACGGGCGAGGGGACCTTCGACCGCATCCTGGTGACCACCGCCTTCTCCAGCCTGCCGCGGGTGTTTTCCGATCACCTCGTTTCCGGCGGCATTCTCATCGTGCCGATCATGATGAGCGAAACAGAATGCCGGATCGTCCGGTTGACGCGCACCGGCAGCCGCTTCGACCGCGAGGACCTGTTCGAGGCGCCTTACCTGCCCTTCGTGCCGCAAGTCGCTTCATTCCTGTAA
- the surE gene encoding 5'/3'-nucleotidase SurE: MRILLTNDDGIHAEGLAVLERIARTLSDDVWVVAPETDQSGLAHSLTLSEPLRLRQISEKHFALRGTPTDCVIMGVRKVLDIKPDLILSGVNVGANMADDVTYSGTIAGAIEGTLQGIRSFALSQAFRHTDGGIVPWDVVETHAPKLLKKLMTLDLPDGTFLNLNFPNCAADAVTGTEVTCQGKLDFGLTIDERSDGRGHPYFWLRFGERFGDFRAGTDIHAIRENKISVTPLKLDLTDYAVQDRVARALLDGEAD; the protein is encoded by the coding sequence ATGCGAATTCTGCTGACAAATGACGATGGCATCCATGCCGAGGGCCTTGCCGTTCTCGAGCGGATTGCCCGCACGCTCTCCGACGACGTCTGGGTGGTGGCGCCGGAAACGGACCAGAGCGGCCTTGCGCATTCCCTGACCCTGTCGGAGCCCTTGCGGCTGCGGCAGATTTCGGAAAAGCATTTTGCCCTGCGCGGCACGCCCACCGATTGCGTCATTATGGGCGTGCGCAAGGTTCTCGACATCAAGCCGGACCTCATCCTCTCCGGCGTCAATGTCGGCGCCAATATGGCCGATGACGTCACCTATTCCGGGACGATCGCCGGTGCCATCGAAGGCACGCTGCAGGGCATCCGTTCGTTTGCGTTGAGCCAGGCGTTTCGCCATACGGACGGCGGCATCGTTCCCTGGGATGTCGTGGAAACCCATGCGCCAAAACTTTTGAAAAAGCTGATGACGCTGGATCTGCCCGACGGGACATTCCTCAATCTGAATTTTCCCAATTGTGCCGCTGATGCGGTTACTGGCACCGAAGTGACCTGCCAGGGCAAGCTCGATTTCGGCCTGACGATCGACGAGCGCTCCGACGGGCGCGGCCATCCGTATTTCTGGCTGCGTTTCGGCGAGCGCTTTGGGGATTTCCGGGCAGGGACCGATATTCATGCCATCCGCGAAAACAAGATCTCCGTGACGCCGTTGAAGCTCGACCTGACGGATTATGCCGTGCAGGACCGGGTCGCCCGAGCGCTTCTTGACGGAGAGGCCGATTGA
- the serS gene encoding serine--tRNA ligase — protein sequence MLDIKWIRDNAEALDAALAKRGAEPLSAALISLDEKRRSLVQSLQDMQSRRNAASKEIGAAMAQKNGALADTLKAEVAELKTTMPALEEENRLTDAALIEALSSIPNIPLDDVPVGSDEHGNVVKHTSGQKPGWNHKPKEHFEIGEDLGWLDFEGAAKIAGSRFTIVKGQLARLERALGQFMLDLHTSEHGYLEVQPPLMTRDEAMYGTGQLPKFAEDLFKTTDGRWLIPTAEVPLTNMVREQILEADTLPLRFTALTPCFRSEAGSAGRDTRGMLRQHQFNKVELVSITDAESSIDEHERMTACAEEVLKRLGLHYRVMTLCTGDMGFGARKTYDLEVWLPGQDAYREISSCSVCGDFQGRRMNARYRVKDDKALKFVHTLNGSGTAVGRALIAVIENYLNEDGSVTIPEVLLPYMGGLTKIEKAG from the coding sequence ATGCTTGATATCAAATGGATTAGGGACAATGCCGAAGCCCTGGACGCCGCACTGGCAAAGCGCGGCGCGGAGCCCCTGTCGGCCGCACTGATTTCACTCGATGAAAAGCGCCGTTCCCTGGTCCAGTCGCTGCAGGACATGCAGTCGCGCCGCAATGCCGCCTCCAAGGAGATCGGCGCTGCAATGGCGCAGAAGAACGGCGCGCTGGCCGACACGCTGAAGGCAGAAGTGGCCGAGTTGAAGACCACGATGCCGGCGCTGGAAGAGGAAAACCGGCTGACGGACGCCGCCCTCATCGAGGCCTTGTCCAGCATTCCCAACATTCCACTCGACGATGTGCCAGTCGGCAGCGACGAGCATGGCAACGTGGTCAAGCATACCTCTGGCCAGAAGCCGGGCTGGAACCACAAGCCGAAGGAACATTTCGAAATTGGCGAGGACCTTGGCTGGCTCGATTTCGAGGGCGCTGCCAAGATTGCCGGTTCGCGCTTCACCATCGTCAAGGGCCAGCTGGCGCGCCTTGAGCGGGCGCTTGGGCAGTTCATGCTCGACCTGCACACGAGCGAGCACGGCTATCTCGAAGTCCAGCCGCCGCTGATGACGCGGGATGAGGCCATGTATGGCACCGGCCAGCTTCCGAAATTTGCCGAGGACCTGTTCAAGACCACCGATGGCCGCTGGCTGATCCCGACAGCCGAGGTGCCGCTGACCAATATGGTGCGCGAGCAGATCCTTGAGGCCGACACGCTGCCGCTGCGCTTCACGGCGCTGACGCCATGCTTCCGGTCCGAGGCCGGCTCGGCTGGCCGCGATACGCGCGGCATGCTGCGCCAGCATCAGTTCAACAAGGTGGAACTTGTCTCGATCACCGACGCGGAAAGCTCGATCGATGAACATGAGCGGATGACGGCTTGCGCCGAGGAAGTGCTGAAACGCCTCGGCCTGCATTACCGCGTCATGACGCTCTGCACCGGCGACATGGGTTTCGGTGCCCGCAAGACGTATGATCTGGAAGTCTGGCTGCCTGGACAGGATGCCTACCGCGAAATTTCGTCCTGCTCTGTCTGCGGCGATTTCCAGGGGCGGCGTATGAACGCGCGCTACCGCGTCAAGGACGACAAAGCGCTGAAGTTCGTTCATACGCTGAACGGCTCCGGCACCGCCGTCGGCCGCGCCCTGATCGCCGTCATCGAAAACTATCTGAATGAAGACGGATCGGTAACCATCCCGGAGGTATTGTTGCCCTATATGGGCGGCCTCACGAAGATCGAAAAGGCCGGTTGA
- the tatC gene encoding twin-arginine translocase subunit TatC, whose product MSGDIEDKPQPLMAHLIELRARLMWAVGAFFVAFLVCFYFAKGIFNILVQPFKWAVDWAGLNHGSVELIYTAPQEFFFTQIKVAMFSALVIAFPVIASQVYKFVAPGLYKNERAAFLPFLIASPLLFIMGGCLVYFFFTPMVMWFFLAMQQDGSNGQVSIQLLPKVSEYLSLIMSLIFAFGLVFQLPVITTLLARVGFVTADGLKEKRKYAIVIAFIAAAILTPPDPVSQIGLALPAILLYEISIYTARLIERQRARDAAARELAEAEENAG is encoded by the coding sequence ATGAGCGGCGATATTGAAGACAAGCCCCAGCCGCTGATGGCGCACCTGATCGAACTGCGCGCCCGCCTGATGTGGGCGGTCGGCGCATTTTTCGTGGCGTTTCTTGTCTGCTTCTATTTTGCCAAGGGCATCTTCAATATCCTGGTCCAGCCTTTCAAATGGGCCGTTGACTGGGCAGGGCTCAATCATGGTTCGGTCGAGCTGATCTACACGGCGCCGCAGGAATTTTTCTTCACCCAGATCAAGGTGGCGATGTTCAGCGCGCTGGTGATCGCGTTTCCGGTGATCGCCTCGCAGGTCTATAAGTTCGTGGCGCCGGGGCTTTACAAGAACGAGCGCGCGGCCTTCCTGCCGTTTTTGATTGCATCGCCGCTGCTGTTCATCATGGGCGGCTGCCTTGTCTATTTCTTCTTCACGCCGATGGTCATGTGGTTCTTCCTGGCCATGCAACAGGATGGCAGCAACGGGCAGGTGTCGATCCAGCTTCTGCCCAAAGTCTCCGAATATCTCAGCCTGATCATGTCGCTGATCTTCGCATTCGGCCTGGTGTTTCAGCTGCCTGTCATCACCACGCTTCTGGCGCGCGTTGGTTTCGTGACGGCTGATGGCCTGAAGGAAAAGCGAAAATACGCGATCGTCATCGCCTTCATCGCTGCAGCAATCCTCACGCCGCCGGATCCGGTTTCCCAGATCGGCCTTGCCCTGCCAGCCATCCTTCTCTACGAGATTTCCATCTACACGGCCCGACTCATCGAGCGGCAACGGGCGCGCGACGCTGCTGCGCGCGAGCTTGCCGAGGCGGAGGAAAACGCCGGCTGA
- the tatB gene encoding Sec-independent protein translocase protein TatB produces MLDVGWTELVVIAIVLIIVVGPKDLPPMLRTFGKMMTKMRGMANDFRQQFDEALKEADLDDVRKTLSDAQKLNPAHTIREAMNPLRQMGNEIKADLQKATAAESKPAAQPDVPAAAEVSADAVVPAEQPKVDPVAAAAVASAAKQLNRAAEAEKPKVKRVSKPKIVAADAAAVVVPVAKAPAKRAKAVLAGDVKPAVNKPAAKTTKKKGDA; encoded by the coding sequence ATGCTTGATGTCGGCTGGACCGAGCTTGTCGTTATCGCGATCGTTCTGATCATCGTGGTGGGGCCGAAAGACCTTCCGCCCATGTTACGAACCTTCGGCAAGATGATGACGAAGATGCGCGGCATGGCGAATGATTTCCGCCAGCAGTTCGATGAAGCGCTCAAGGAGGCCGATCTCGACGACGTGCGAAAGACGTTGAGTGACGCTCAAAAGCTCAATCCGGCCCACACCATCCGCGAGGCGATGAACCCGCTGCGGCAGATGGGCAACGAGATCAAGGCCGATCTGCAAAAGGCAACGGCCGCCGAGAGCAAGCCGGCGGCGCAACCGGATGTGCCGGCTGCAGCTGAAGTTTCCGCCGATGCCGTCGTTCCCGCAGAACAGCCGAAAGTCGATCCGGTTGCCGCCGCCGCTGTCGCTTCCGCAGCCAAGCAGCTGAACCGGGCAGCAGAGGCTGAAAAGCCGAAGGTCAAGCGTGTTTCCAAGCCGAAGATTGTGGCTGCTGACGCCGCTGCCGTTGTTGTGCCGGTTGCCAAAGCACCGGCAAAGCGGGCGAAAGCGGTTCTTGCCGGCGATGTGAAACCGGCTGTGAACAAGCCAGCTGCCAAGACGACGAAGAAAAAAGGTGACGCATGA
- a CDS encoding twin-arginine translocase TatA/TatE family subunit yields the protein MGSFSIWHWLIVLVVVLLLFGRGKIPELMGDVAKGIKSFKKGMTDDEAAAAEKGVDGKTVEHKSDEVR from the coding sequence ATGGGTTCCTTTAGTATTTGGCATTGGCTGATTGTTCTCGTCGTGGTTCTGCTGCTGTTTGGCCGTGGCAAGATCCCCGAACTGATGGGCGACGTTGCCAAGGGCATCAAGAGCTTCAAGAAGGGCATGACGGACGACGAAGCGGCGGCTGCCGAAAAGGGCGTCGATGGCAAGACCGTCGAACACAAATCCGACGAAGTCCGCTGA
- the scpB gene encoding SMC-Scp complex subunit ScpB produces MIEPQERLPGMIENEEDGGSAQMTLDPRIELEAERIAEALVFASAQPVSEGYIAARLPQGADVRRIMMRLKSIYAGRGVNLVQVADYWAFRTAADLSFVVQADENEVRKLSRAALEVLAIIAYHQPVTRAEIEDIRGVQTSKGTLDVLMEAGWIRFRGRRRTPGRPVTFGSTRDFLDHFGLEELRDLPGLEELKGAGLLSGRIPANFQIPVPLGDDGFGDDEDPITQLDLEELGLLPPSGGDG; encoded by the coding sequence GTGATTGAGCCGCAAGAGCGCCTGCCGGGAATGATCGAAAACGAAGAAGACGGCGGTTCAGCCCAGATGACGCTTGATCCGCGCATCGAACTCGAAGCCGAGCGCATCGCCGAAGCCCTGGTCTTTGCCTCGGCCCAGCCGGTCTCCGAAGGCTATATTGCCGCCCGCCTGCCGCAAGGCGCAGACGTCAGGCGCATCATGATGCGGCTCAAATCCATCTATGCCGGCCGGGGCGTCAACCTGGTGCAGGTTGCCGATTACTGGGCGTTCCGCACGGCCGCCGATCTCTCCTTCGTGGTGCAGGCGGACGAAAACGAGGTGCGCAAGCTCTCGCGCGCAGCCCTCGAGGTTCTGGCGATCATCGCCTATCATCAGCCGGTGACGCGGGCCGAAATCGAGGATATTCGCGGTGTCCAGACCTCCAAGGGCACGCTGGACGTGCTGATGGAAGCTGGATGGATCCGCTTTCGCGGACGGCGCCGCACACCCGGGCGGCCGGTGACATTCGGCAGCACGCGCGATTTCCTCGACCATTTCGGGCTGGAGGAACTGCGCGATCTTCCGGGTCTTGAGGAGTTGAAGGGGGCCGGCCTGCTTTCCGGCCGCATTCCTGCGAATTTCCAGATCCCGGTTCCGCTCGGCGACGATGGTTTTGGCGATGACGAGGATCCGATCACGCAGCTCGATCTGGAAGAACTCGGGCTTTTGCCGCCATCGGGCGGGGACGGCTGA
- a CDS encoding segregation and condensation protein A, translated as MQKKPAAKAPMDPLWQDEPSDRGLHEEELVVDIAGFEGPLDLLLHLARNQRVDLSRISVLALAEQYIAFIERARSIRLELAADYLVMAAWLAFLKSRLLIPQQAKDEGPSGEEMASALAFRLKRLEAMREAATRLINRNRLGRDVFARGAPEHIPVEKKSAFEASLYDLLNAYASLRQREAVMQVTIEKRQVWSLADARLVLARLIGDMVDWTALDHFLLRYMTSPKERATAIASSFAASLEMVREGRLEIRQDGAFAPIYLRQGPNPLTPEGLAAMEAGRD; from the coding sequence ATGCAGAAGAAACCGGCCGCAAAAGCGCCGATGGATCCGCTGTGGCAGGACGAGCCCTCCGATCGCGGCCTGCACGAGGAAGAGCTTGTCGTCGATATCGCCGGCTTTGAAGGTCCGCTGGATCTTCTGCTGCATCTTGCCCGTAACCAGCGCGTCGATCTCTCGCGAATTTCGGTCCTGGCGCTGGCCGAGCAATATATCGCCTTCATCGAGCGCGCCCGCAGCATCCGGCTGGAGCTTGCCGCCGATTATCTGGTGATGGCCGCCTGGCTCGCATTCCTGAAATCGCGTCTGCTGATTCCCCAGCAGGCGAAGGACGAGGGGCCGTCCGGCGAGGAGATGGCGTCTGCTTTGGCTTTCCGGCTAAAGCGGCTGGAAGCCATGCGCGAGGCAGCGACCCGGCTGATCAACAGAAACCGGCTTGGCCGCGATGTGTTTGCCCGTGGCGCGCCCGAACATATTCCGGTCGAAAAAAAATCCGCGTTCGAAGCCTCGCTTTACGACCTTCTCAATGCCTATGCGTCGCTGCGCCAGCGCGAGGCGGTGATGCAGGTGACGATCGAGAAGCGGCAGGTCTGGTCGCTTGCCGATGCCCGGCTCGTTCTCGCACGGCTGATCGGCGACATGGTCGACTGGACGGCGCTCGATCATTTCCTGCTGCGCTACATGACGAGCCCGAAGGAGCGCGCAACGGCCATCGCTAGCTCCTTTGCCGCTTCGCTCGAAATGGTGCGGGAAGGGCGGCTCGAAATCCGTCAGGACGGGGCGTTCGCGCCGATCTACCTGCGCCAGGGACCGAACCCGCTCACGCCGGAAGGGCTGGCGGCCATGGAGGCGGGGCGTGATTGA
- the nagZ gene encoding beta-N-acetylhexosaminidase, with product MSESKAFISGCKGLTITPDEKAFFADERPWGFILFGRNIGEASQIADLTASLRDSIGNPDAPVLIDQEGGRVQRIRPPLVQQYPNGAAIGEIYRRDREQGLRAAWLMSRLHAFDLMRLGITIDCLPVLDVPIEGSSEVIGNRAYGYDPHAVAEIGAAAAAGLKAGGMLPVMKHMPGHGRAFVDSHHKLPVVDVPFEELAKSDFLPFVAMKDELMGMSAHIVFTAIDPHNPATTSAKVVRDVIRGHIGFDGLLMSDDVSMNALAGNIEERARGIIAAGLDLVLHCHGIMDEMDQVARVVPVIAGDRLRRVQAVEAGFARPDASDETALRDEFNGMLTIA from the coding sequence ATGAGCGAATCAAAAGCATTCATTTCAGGCTGCAAAGGCCTGACCATCACCCCCGACGAAAAGGCTTTCTTTGCGGACGAGCGTCCGTGGGGCTTCATTCTGTTCGGACGCAATATTGGCGAAGCCAGCCAGATCGCTGATCTGACGGCGTCACTGCGCGACAGTATCGGCAATCCCGATGCGCCGGTGCTGATCGACCAGGAGGGCGGCCGTGTCCAGCGCATCCGCCCGCCGCTCGTTCAGCAATATCCGAATGGCGCGGCGATCGGCGAAATCTACCGCCGCGACCGCGAGCAGGGCCTGCGCGCCGCCTGGCTGATGTCGCGCCTGCATGCGTTCGACCTCATGCGGCTGGGTATCACCATCGATTGCCTGCCGGTGCTGGACGTGCCGATCGAGGGGAGCAGCGAGGTGATCGGCAATCGCGCCTATGGCTATGATCCGCACGCCGTTGCCGAAATCGGTGCTGCTGCGGCAGCCGGTCTGAAAGCTGGCGGCATGCTGCCGGTGATGAAGCATATGCCGGGTCATGGCCGGGCGTTTGTCGATTCGCATCACAAGCTGCCGGTGGTCGATGTGCCGTTCGAAGAGCTGGCGAAGAGCGATTTTCTGCCTTTCGTGGCGATGAAGGACGAGCTGATGGGCATGTCCGCCCATATCGTGTTCACCGCGATCGATCCGCACAATCCCGCGACAACCTCGGCCAAAGTGGTCCGTGACGTCATTCGCGGCCATATCGGTTTTGACGGCTTGCTGATGTCGGATGACGTCTCGATGAACGCGCTGGCGGGCAATATCGAGGAGCGCGCACGCGGTATTATCGCTGCCGGGCTCGATCTGGTGTTGCATTGCCATGGCATCATGGATGAAATGGATCAGGTCGCGCGGGTCGTGCCGGTTATCGCCGGAGACCGGTTGCGCCGTGTGCAGGCGGTTGAGGCTGGTTTTGCCAGGCCCGACGCTTCGGACGAGACAGCGCTGCGCGACGAGTTTAACGGCATGCTGACCATCGCTTAA
- a CDS encoding SPOR domain-containing protein encodes MAEKQLARSGAADFGVLADDDPLAELARIVGYDNRPAVQQLQELERHREMVSREPVLDLEDELLREFDFYDAPQVAPAVHAVDPVRAEEPVHHEEPVLHEELVHHVAEPVAVEAPLAFAPAQDEQPAAPEYPAEPPVVEFQAAEIAAPSVEAFTPAENIAPVAVDVPVYAESIAVEASAPVHDVAVAPIAEPVPQVDAGWAVEQWTAPDFDATDLERELELSIGYDDAQVEAAHAEASAVRAPHDEPEPDFSAAAIADIAAPAGVEPAVASPVIETPVTIETPVAVEPVHTPPATQAAVEPDVLMQTELPEWQDTPVSGNVVISPADTNGIDALLADIERFPVPPAAEVKVASPAEVARKVNYPFTPTFSRATPVASSGGASSQKAYTTPLAAAVVATPVMATAAEAVYRPAEAAVQPVIVEAAEALKPAVNAEPEFDLDTFELDLSDINLDIDPSEFDVAEFAAPELAAPELIPAVVQTAAAPVKTVAAAPAVAAAIPVAAPERYVPEAVEEVREEPESALAFDPSMISETEEGLTAITDLNVPQLPVVEQERPLVQHTDYDLDIDAEMAQLFAAPGRNAQSVDRGSHAPQAAAPVQASNVRVEEDFDEFEKAMEEDFRRSLNQPQDNDPSSDRLAVGSGYAANNDYDDEGRGSGRRRLALLAATVAGLAIFGGVGVYAFMGGTGSALSGGEPKIILADKSPVKMVPVEKGGKTVPNQDKAVYDRVAGAQDTTPQQGTLVSSTEEPIDVVQRTLTPENMPLDGADNELPGLMQAEEDGDERLLPDGQTASTADAEQTPAVSPRKVRTMIVKPDGTLVAREEPAPEPQTNVAANSGDPQINVVRTTTVAAPIETASTPRSQPVVEQLAEQGQKSALAEAAAATVDETAPVRSVKTTDVASAEAVPQTRPVAERKVVDTFKNDIAATQPAAAEKPVETASIAPGTYVIQIASLPSEAEAQTSYKTLSGKFGSVIGGKGVDIKKADIAGKGTYYRVRIPAGSRDAANAMCAQYKSAGGSCLVTR; translated from the coding sequence ATGGCAGAGAAACAATTGGCACGAAGCGGGGCTGCGGATTTCGGCGTATTGGCGGATGATGATCCATTGGCCGAACTCGCCCGCATCGTCGGCTATGACAATCGGCCCGCAGTCCAGCAGCTGCAGGAACTCGAACGGCATCGCGAGATGGTGAGCCGGGAGCCGGTTCTCGATCTCGAGGACGAGCTGTTGCGCGAATTCGATTTCTACGATGCGCCGCAGGTTGCGCCGGCAGTTCATGCCGTCGATCCTGTTCGGGCCGAAGAGCCCGTGCATCATGAAGAGCCCGTGCTTCATGAAGAGCTTGTGCATCATGTTGCCGAGCCTGTGGCTGTCGAAGCGCCTCTGGCCTTTGCACCCGCGCAGGACGAACAGCCTGCAGCGCCGGAATATCCGGCCGAGCCGCCTGTCGTAGAATTCCAGGCTGCAGAAATCGCTGCTCCCAGTGTCGAGGCTTTCACGCCTGCCGAAAACATCGCGCCGGTTGCTGTCGATGTGCCAGTTTACGCGGAAAGCATCGCTGTCGAGGCAAGCGCCCCCGTCCATGACGTCGCGGTTGCCCCAATTGCCGAACCTGTCCCGCAAGTGGACGCTGGCTGGGCGGTCGAACAGTGGACTGCGCCCGATTTTGACGCCACGGACCTGGAGCGCGAACTTGAGCTGTCGATCGGTTACGACGACGCACAGGTTGAGGCAGCGCATGCAGAAGCGAGTGCAGTGCGGGCGCCGCATGACGAGCCGGAGCCGGATTTTTCCGCTGCTGCGATCGCAGATATCGCCGCGCCCGCTGGTGTTGAACCGGCCGTTGCTTCTCCCGTGATCGAGACCCCTGTTACTATCGAGACCCCGGTTGCGGTTGAGCCCGTGCACACGCCGCCTGCCACGCAGGCCGCCGTCGAGCCAGACGTTCTGATGCAGACCGAATTGCCGGAATGGCAGGATACGCCGGTCTCCGGCAATGTCGTCATTTCGCCGGCTGATACCAATGGTATCGACGCTCTCCTAGCCGATATCGAGCGTTTCCCAGTCCCGCCCGCAGCCGAGGTGAAGGTTGCCTCTCCAGCGGAGGTCGCGCGCAAGGTCAACTACCCGTTTACGCCGACATTCAGCCGCGCGACCCCAGTTGCCTCCAGTGGTGGCGCGTCCTCTCAGAAGGCCTATACAACGCCGCTGGCTGCCGCTGTCGTGGCGACGCCTGTCATGGCGACTGCCGCTGAGGCCGTCTACCGGCCGGCAGAGGCTGCCGTCCAACCGGTGATCGTTGAAGCTGCCGAAGCGTTGAAGCCGGCTGTGAACGCTGAGCCGGAATTCGATCTCGACACGTTCGAACTGGATCTGTCCGATATCAACCTCGATATCGATCCTTCCGAATTTGATGTCGCCGAATTTGCGGCGCCAGAATTAGCAGCGCCGGAACTCATACCGGCCGTCGTGCAAACCGCCGCAGCGCCCGTAAAGACTGTTGCTGCGGCACCGGCCGTGGCAGCCGCCATTCCCGTTGCCGCACCGGAGCGCTATGTTCCGGAGGCCGTGGAAGAGGTTCGCGAGGAGCCCGAAAGCGCTCTGGCATTCGATCCGTCGATGATTTCGGAAACGGAAGAGGGACTGACGGCGATCACCGACCTCAACGTTCCGCAATTGCCCGTTGTCGAGCAGGAGCGTCCGCTCGTTCAGCATACCGACTACGATCTCGACATCGATGCCGAAATGGCCCAGCTGTTTGCCGCACCCGGCCGCAATGCCCAGAGCGTCGATCGCGGGTCCCATGCTCCACAGGCGGCGGCTCCGGTTCAGGCGTCCAATGTCCGCGTCGAAGAGGATTTCGATGAGTTCGAAAAGGCGATGGAAGAGGATTTCCGCCGCTCGCTCAACCAGCCGCAGGACAATGACCCGTCTTCCGACCGCCTGGCCGTCGGTTCCGGCTATGCCGCCAACAATGATTATGACGACGAGGGCCGGGGCTCGGGACGGCGGCGCCTGGCGCTGCTGGCCGCGACCGTTGCCGGTCTGGCGATCTTCGGCGGCGTCGGGGTCTATGCCTTCATGGGCGGCACCGGTTCTGCGCTCTCGGGCGGCGAGCCGAAAATCATTCTTGCCGACAAGTCGCCGGTGAAGATGGTGCCGGTGGAAAAGGGCGGCAAGACTGTTCCGAACCAGGACAAGGCCGTTTACGACCGTGTCGCCGGTGCGCAGGACACCACCCCCCAGCAGGGCACGCTGGTCTCCTCGACCGAGGAGCCGATCGATGTGGTTCAGCGCACGCTGACGCCGGAAAATATGCCGCTAGACGGTGCCGATAACGAGCTTCCCGGTTTGATGCAGGCGGAGGAAGACGGCGATGAACGTCTCCTGCCGGATGGACAGACGGCCAGCACGGCCGATGCTGAACAGACGCCTGCCGTCTCGCCCCGCAAGGTGCGCACGATGATCGTCAAGCCGGATGGTACGCTGGTGGCCCGCGAGGAGCCGGCGCCTGAGCCGCAGACGAATGTGGCTGCCAATAGCGGCGATCCGCAGATCAATGTCGTCCGGACGACGACCGTGGCTGCGCCGATCGAAACCGCCTCGACGCCAAGGTCGCAGCCGGTGGTGGAACAGCTGGCCGAGCAAGGGCAAAAGAGCGCTCTCGCAGAGGCCGCCGCCGCAACCGTCGATGAAACCGCACCGGTTCGCTCCGTCAAGACGACGGATGTGGCAAGTGCCGAAGCGGTACCGCAGACGCGTCCGGTGGCCGAGCGGAAGGTTGTCGATACATTCAAGAACGATATCGCCGCAACCCAGCCTGCCGCTGCGGAAAAGCCGGTCGAGACAGCCTCGATTGCACCCGGCACCTATGTGATCCAGATCGCGTCGCTGCCGTCTGAGGCCGAAGCCCAGACGTCCTACAAGACGCTTTCGGGCAAATTCGGCAGCGTGATCGGCGGCAAGGGTGTCGATATCAAGAAGGCTGACATTGCGGGCAAGGGCACCTACTACCGGGTCCGCATTCCCGCCGGTTCCCGCGATGCCGCCAATGCGATGTGCGCCCAGTACAAGAGCGCCGGTGGCAGCTGCCTGGTCACACGATAA